In Rhizobium jaguaris, a single window of DNA contains:
- a CDS encoding Pepco domain-containing protein, whose translation MNREITIITDAASSAGFATGPIIGDQGARGSDDIGGGFGSILGSPFKAVSIGADALKEQMTNLLEVVQHVFDQPLSRLALALDEVELSVEISSEGEVRVFGSGGKLGGNGAIKLVFKRREPPVATQSFADASGIPDGARRS comes from the coding sequence ATGAATAGGGAAATCACGATCATTACCGACGCGGCGTCCTCGGCTGGTTTTGCGACCGGGCCGATCATCGGCGACCAGGGTGCGCGGGGTAGCGACGATATCGGAGGCGGTTTCGGCTCCATCCTGGGCTCGCCGTTCAAGGCCGTCAGCATCGGCGCGGATGCGCTGAAGGAGCAGATGACCAACCTGCTCGAGGTCGTGCAGCATGTCTTCGACCAGCCGCTTAGCAGGCTGGCGTTGGCACTTGACGAAGTCGAGCTCTCGGTCGAGATCAGCTCGGAAGGCGAGGTTCGCGTCTTTGGTAGCGGCGGCAAACTGGGCGGCAACGGCGCAATCAAACTGGTCTTCAAGAGGCGAGAGCCTCCTGTTGCGACGCAAAGTTTCGCTGACGCAAGTGGAATTCCAGATGGAGCTCGGCGGTCATAA
- a CDS encoding SUMF1/EgtB/PvdO family nonheme iron enzyme, whose amino-acid sequence MSENWAICIGINRYDNLRPLEYAQQDAQAMSDFFSTTAHFSRVYFLAEDAPPLPSDFGSPLQSRPTFGNLMRFLRVRFEQRFLRPSDNLWFFFAGHGRRDRDQDYLLPIDADPGNVEETGVSVHHIAERLKRSGADNVVLLLDACRNEGARDGEGLGLDRQQGAVTICSCSPSEFSYEITELRHGAFTYGLLEGLRMEGQQNCATVERLDNYLKFAVPDLCRKYGKPRQTPSTFVEPLAKRHFILLPALALPEDLEPLKLEALEAEANGNFAEAEQLWWRINAVAPADAQTREGIRRVTLKRESDNLDNPGVAGSSLEAASRGHAVSSPKIPRRTLLYSAGATGLLAAISTGAWVVRNRGMLRPSPIRAETVPVTTVDDKGELLDTRWESVETFSQPIDADNAIEFSMLPAGTYKMGSPNDELLRVGKFEQQIDVTVGRIAVSRTTITQRIWRAVLAAHPGQIGISLSAAPSSFPGDDRPVETVTWQQADEFCARLSDLTERSIRLPSEAEWERACRADTTTAFHFGPTLTPVLANYCGTGGAVCGMSFGENVSRPDYADVAYPDGAYAKGPQGTFYGSTKPVRSYPPNRFGLFEMHGNVWEHCLDNWSADLGSIPRDGSPFVDPKSDIRVLRGGSFSHNPAICRSAYRDWMKETLTGWEGRVGFRVVCVI is encoded by the coding sequence ATGAGTGAGAATTGGGCGATCTGCATAGGGATAAATCGCTACGACAATTTGAGGCCGCTCGAGTACGCTCAACAAGATGCTCAAGCGATGAGCGATTTTTTCAGTACGACCGCGCATTTCAGCCGGGTCTATTTTCTCGCGGAGGACGCGCCGCCCTTGCCTTCGGATTTCGGAAGCCCGCTGCAGTCACGTCCGACCTTCGGCAATCTGATGCGTTTTCTGAGGGTGCGCTTCGAACAGCGTTTTCTTCGGCCGAGCGACAATCTCTGGTTCTTCTTTGCCGGCCACGGGCGGCGCGATCGGGATCAGGACTACCTGCTGCCGATCGATGCCGATCCCGGCAATGTCGAGGAAACGGGAGTTTCGGTGCATCATATTGCCGAGCGACTAAAACGCAGCGGCGCGGACAATGTCGTTCTGCTTCTCGATGCCTGTCGCAACGAAGGTGCGCGCGACGGTGAAGGTCTCGGTCTCGACAGACAGCAGGGCGCCGTCACCATCTGCTCCTGCAGCCCTTCGGAGTTCTCCTATGAGATCACCGAGCTTCGTCATGGCGCCTTCACCTATGGACTGCTCGAAGGCCTCAGAATGGAAGGCCAGCAGAACTGCGCGACGGTCGAGCGGCTGGACAATTATCTGAAATTCGCCGTCCCGGACCTATGCCGCAAATATGGAAAGCCCCGCCAGACGCCCTCGACCTTTGTCGAGCCGCTCGCCAAGCGCCACTTCATCTTGCTCCCTGCTCTTGCCTTGCCCGAGGATCTGGAGCCGCTGAAGCTCGAAGCGCTGGAGGCCGAAGCGAACGGAAATTTTGCCGAAGCCGAGCAATTGTGGTGGCGCATCAACGCTGTCGCGCCGGCGGACGCTCAGACGAGGGAAGGTATCAGGCGCGTTACCTTAAAACGCGAGTCCGACAACCTGGACAATCCCGGTGTTGCTGGATCGTCTCTGGAGGCCGCAAGCCGGGGACATGCCGTCAGTTCTCCAAAGATCCCGCGGCGGACGCTTCTCTACAGTGCCGGTGCCACGGGTCTTCTTGCAGCGATCAGCACAGGAGCATGGGTGGTTCGCAACAGGGGGATGCTGCGTCCTTCGCCCATACGTGCAGAGACGGTACCGGTGACGACCGTCGACGACAAGGGCGAGCTGCTTGATACGCGTTGGGAGAGTGTCGAAACCTTTAGCCAGCCTATCGATGCCGACAACGCCATCGAATTCAGCATGCTGCCGGCTGGCACTTACAAAATGGGTTCGCCAAATGACGAACTGCTGCGTGTCGGCAAATTCGAGCAACAGATTGACGTTACCGTCGGCCGTATCGCCGTCAGCCGCACGACGATCACGCAGCGAATATGGCGTGCCGTGCTTGCTGCCCATCCCGGCCAGATCGGCATTTCGCTGTCGGCCGCGCCGTCCTCTTTTCCTGGCGACGACCGCCCTGTGGAAACCGTCACCTGGCAGCAGGCCGACGAATTCTGTGCCAGGCTCTCCGATCTGACCGAACGCTCCATTCGACTGCCAAGCGAAGCAGAATGGGAACGTGCCTGCAGGGCGGATACGACGACGGCTTTCCATTTCGGACCGACCTTGACGCCGGTGCTTGCCAATTATTGCGGCACGGGCGGCGCGGTTTGCGGCATGAGCTTCGGTGAAAACGTCTCCCGCCCCGATTATGCCGACGTCGCTTATCCCGATGGGGCCTATGCCAAGGGGCCGCAGGGGACGTTTTACGGGTCGACGAAGCCTGTCCGATCCTATCCACCGAACCGCTTTGGCCTCTTCGAAATGCACGGGAATGTCTGGGAGCATTGCCTCGACAATTGGAGCGCCGATCTCGGATCGATACCGCGCGACGGCAGCCCATTTGTCGATCCTAAATCCGACATCCGCGTGCTTCGCGGCGGGTCCTTCTCGCACAACCCGGCGATTTGTCGCTCGGCCTATCGAGACTGGATGAAGGAAACCCTGACGGGATGGGAGGGGCGGGTCGGTTTCAGGGTGGTCTGCGTGATTTGA
- a CDS encoding peroxidase family protein, translating to MEWSESYQGGVEAERLMFERLAQDMMRVQYKTRAFAKAADIQRAFHSKAVFAAIDAELTFVNDLPENLRVGFAEPGKSYSAILRLSNASGYGQPDYKPDLRGLAVRINISNQETHDLLATNFPVSHARDARQFVAFAKATAGGGLSRLFGVIGLAFTFGPSETLRMIRNVTTGRNRKIRSLALETFWSRGAICWGDRLAVRYLFRPAPNAPHAPDPSDADPGYLSTELARRLEVGDINYELCLQLFVDRKSTPIEDTSIEWTETASPPIKVADLKVSKPKTGDAETIANARLVDELAFNPWNTTDDFRPLGNLNRARKVVYDASAAYRHSFRWTTPVPLRNRIAGGIARAAFLVINRFIAWHRLPLRLSLLNLDAFRYVLREKNLIGTDPVEAPPVARPTPPPGIAEGERQMRTYDGTFNDLSAPKMGAVGSTFGRNLPPVFAPELFDTPNPVVVAQQLLHRDAFIPARSLNILAAAWIQFQVHDWVNHARHPLGEKDVVVGLPAGMKWTSEVGGKPEDVMRIAGNMEMSGYDGKPPIYFGNAASHWWDGSEVYGPDSKKAKDLREGPKIRLVDGHLPVDVHGFEVTGFNESWWLGLSAMHTLFAREHNLLCDELRRQYGNWDDERVYQTARLIVTALIAKIHTVEWTPAILATKAIEVGLSSNWNGPPANDWLTKAGLWLVDAHASTGIPKTMPDHHGTPYSLTEDFVTVYRMHPLLPDDYCFYNHKTGAKIAEKSFMDIQGPGADEIMRQYGLRNTLYSFGTAHPGAITLHNFPRALQAFTRDKEIIDLSVVDLVRTRRRGVPRYNDFRAGLHRPRIKHWEELSTNPEDVRLLKEIYGDIDRVDTVVGLFAEPPPEGFGFSDTAFRIFILMASRRLQSDRFLTVDFRPEVYSPFGMDWIANNGMTSLILRHCPDLASMLPRNASAFAPWRPVLFGGEKQDLERRAS from the coding sequence ATGGAGTGGAGTGAATCCTATCAAGGGGGCGTGGAGGCCGAGCGCTTGATGTTCGAGCGCCTCGCTCAGGATATGATGCGTGTCCAATACAAGACGCGCGCTTTTGCCAAAGCGGCCGATATTCAGCGCGCGTTTCACAGCAAGGCGGTCTTTGCGGCTATCGATGCCGAGCTGACGTTCGTCAATGACTTGCCGGAAAATCTGAGGGTTGGCTTTGCCGAGCCGGGTAAGAGCTATTCCGCGATCCTGCGTCTATCGAACGCCAGCGGTTACGGCCAGCCGGACTATAAGCCCGATCTGCGTGGCTTGGCGGTGCGGATCAACATCTCGAATCAGGAGACACACGATCTCCTGGCGACAAATTTTCCGGTTTCCCATGCACGCGATGCCAGGCAGTTCGTTGCCTTCGCCAAGGCGACGGCGGGGGGAGGCTTAAGCCGGCTCTTCGGCGTGATCGGCCTCGCCTTCACCTTCGGACCCTCCGAAACCCTGCGGATGATCCGCAACGTCACGACCGGCCGCAACCGGAAAATCCGCAGCCTGGCGCTCGAGACGTTCTGGAGCCGCGGCGCGATCTGCTGGGGTGACAGGCTGGCAGTGCGCTATCTCTTCCGTCCCGCACCGAACGCACCGCATGCCCCCGATCCGTCCGATGCCGACCCCGGCTATCTCTCCACCGAGCTCGCCCGGCGGCTGGAGGTCGGGGACATCAATTACGAACTCTGCCTCCAGCTTTTCGTCGATCGGAAGTCGACGCCGATCGAGGATACGTCCATCGAATGGACGGAGACCGCTTCACCTCCGATCAAGGTGGCGGACCTGAAGGTCAGCAAACCGAAGACCGGCGATGCCGAAACTATCGCCAATGCCCGCCTGGTCGACGAACTGGCTTTCAACCCCTGGAACACGACGGACGACTTCAGGCCGCTTGGCAATCTCAACCGGGCGCGCAAGGTGGTCTATGACGCCAGTGCCGCCTATCGCCATAGTTTCCGCTGGACGACCCCGGTGCCGCTTCGCAATCGGATAGCGGGAGGCATCGCGCGCGCCGCCTTCCTAGTCATCAACCGGTTCATCGCCTGGCACAGATTGCCGCTGCGGCTGAGCCTGCTCAATCTCGATGCCTTCCGCTACGTCTTGCGCGAAAAGAATCTGATCGGGACCGACCCTGTCGAGGCGCCGCCAGTTGCCCGCCCGACGCCGCCGCCGGGGATTGCCGAAGGCGAGCGGCAGATGCGGACCTATGACGGCACGTTCAACGATCTATCGGCGCCGAAGATGGGTGCGGTCGGCTCGACTTTCGGCCGCAACCTCCCCCCGGTTTTTGCGCCCGAACTCTTCGACACGCCCAATCCCGTGGTAGTCGCGCAGCAATTGCTGCATCGCGACGCGTTCATTCCGGCGCGTTCGCTCAACATCCTCGCGGCCGCCTGGATCCAGTTTCAGGTCCATGATTGGGTCAACCACGCCCGCCATCCGCTGGGGGAAAAGGACGTCGTCGTTGGTCTTCCCGCCGGGATGAAATGGACCAGCGAGGTCGGCGGCAAGCCGGAAGACGTGATGCGCATTGCCGGAAACATGGAAATGAGCGGCTATGACGGGAAGCCGCCCATCTATTTCGGCAATGCGGCCTCGCATTGGTGGGACGGATCGGAGGTTTACGGTCCCGATAGCAAGAAGGCAAAGGACCTGCGTGAGGGCCCGAAGATACGCCTGGTCGACGGGCACCTGCCGGTCGATGTCCACGGCTTCGAGGTGACCGGCTTCAATGAAAGCTGGTGGCTCGGCTTGAGCGCCATGCACACGCTGTTTGCGCGTGAACACAACCTGCTCTGTGACGAGCTTCGACGTCAGTACGGCAATTGGGACGACGAACGTGTCTACCAGACCGCCAGGCTGATCGTCACGGCGCTGATCGCCAAGATCCATACGGTCGAATGGACGCCGGCAATCCTTGCGACCAAGGCGATCGAGGTTGGCCTTTCCAGCAACTGGAACGGCCCACCGGCCAATGACTGGCTGACGAAGGCAGGCCTCTGGCTGGTAGATGCGCATGCATCCACCGGCATTCCGAAGACGATGCCGGACCATCACGGCACGCCCTATTCGCTGACCGAGGATTTCGTCACCGTCTACCGCATGCACCCGCTGCTGCCGGACGATTACTGTTTCTACAACCACAAGACCGGAGCGAAGATCGCCGAAAAGAGCTTCATGGATATACAAGGCCCGGGCGCCGACGAGATCATGCGGCAATATGGTCTTCGCAACACGCTCTATTCCTTCGGCACGGCCCATCCTGGCGCCATCACGCTGCACAACTTCCCCCGCGCACTTCAGGCGTTCACGCGTGACAAGGAGATCATCGATCTTTCCGTCGTCGACCTCGTGCGTACGCGGCGCCGTGGCGTGCCGCGCTACAATGATTTCAGGGCCGGCCTGCATCGGCCGCGCATCAAGCATTGGGAGGAGTTGTCGACCAATCCCGAGGACGTGCGGCTGCTCAAGGAGATTTATGGCGATATCGACCGCGTCGACACCGTGGTTGGCCTCTTTGCCGAACCGCCGCCGGAAGGCTTCGGTTTCAGCGACACCGCTTTCCGTATCTTCATCCTCATGGCGTCACGCCGGCTGCAGAGCGACCGGTTCCTGACGGTGGATTTCCGTCCGGAAGTCTATTCGCCCTTCGGGATGGACTGGATTGCCAATAACGGCATGACGAGCCTGATCCTGCGCCATTGCCCGGATCTGGCGTCGATGCTGCCGCGCAACGCCAGCGCCTTTGCGCCCTGGCGACCCGTCCTTTTCGGCGGCGAAAAGCAGGATCTGGAAAGGAGGGCATCATGA